A window of the Cicer arietinum cultivar CDC Frontier isolate Library 1 chromosome 6, Cicar.CDCFrontier_v2.0, whole genome shotgun sequence genome harbors these coding sequences:
- the LOC101493545 gene encoding uncharacterized protein, with protein sequence MADIQPAEAEEQTNGAGTLILNPSETIGKKRQRRPSVRLGDIGVDPPYESHGRRNNKSWKLSFDHQRKEKDTNPSGKPSKTRPLTNLSSVSEFNETLDGDEREGNVDTTVAIGSWRVKESKKRGSVATKRVRSNWVSRIDETGGGGVGTGVVELEEKYSGGEDMDDGYREFDVENSESPLKEQSPIHSMENLGLDGHRRSFKSRDHHDGIELSGPSENDVRDWKCGDRNENGGRVRSGEDGIRIWLNGLGLGRYAPVFEVHEVDDEILPMLTLEDLKDMGINAVGSRRKLYCAIQKLGKGFS encoded by the coding sequence ATGGCGGATATTCAACCGGCGGAAGCGGAGGAGCAGACAAACGGCGCCGGAACCCTAATTTTGAACCCTTCCGAAACAATTGGAAAGAAGCGCCAGCGAAGACCAAGTGTCCGATTAGGCGATATCGGCGTCGACCCACCGTACGAATCTCACGGCCGACGCAACAACAAGAGTTGGAAACTCTCCTTCGATCACCAACGCAAGGAAAAAGACACAAATCCCTCAGGTAAACCATCAAAGACTCGACCTTTAACAAATTTGAGTTCAGTTTCCGAATTCAACGAAACCCTAGATGGAGATGAAAGAGAAGGGAACGTTGATACCACCGTTGCAATTGGTAGTTGGAGGGTTAAGGAATCTAAGAAAAGAGGTTCTGTTGCCACCAAGAGAGTTAGATCGAATTGGGTTTCGAGAATTGACGAAACCGGTGGTGGCGGTGTCGGTACTGGTGTTGTTGAGTTAGAGGAAAAATATAGTGGTGGAGAGGATATGGATGATGGGTATAGAGAATTCGATGTTGAAAATTCGGAAAGCCCTTTGAAAGAACAAAGCCCTATTCATTCAATGGAGAATTTAGGGCTTGATGGGCATAGGAGATCTTTTAAGAGTAGGGATCATCATGATGGAATTGAATTATCTGGGCCATCTGAAAATGATGTTAGGGATTGGAAATGTGGTGATAGGAATGAGAATGGTGGGAGGGTTAGGTCTGGTGAAGATGGGATTAGGATTTGGCTTAATGGTTTGGGTTTAGGTCGTTATGCACCTGTGTTTGAAGTGCATGAAGTTGATGATGAGATTTTGCCAATGTTGACACTTGAGGATCTCAAAGATATGGGGATTAATGCTGTTGGATCCAGAAGAAAATTGTACTGTGCTATTCAGAAGCTTGGTAAGGGCTTCTCTTGA
- the LOC101494193 gene encoding basic helix-loop-helix protein 80-like isoform X2 — protein sequence MAAFPYQYQQQPFIVDSAYFTNINISSIDQPLHIINTSLPFLSVINHETSCLHQNSNNSLSDHNNPSPQSSMVVDKLEKGEQVTQKVSSMENKKRIRNKSSLSSPLSKDSIEGRSKKQKKSSGEGMKREDKKKEEKKDQKKILEEPPTGYIHVRARRGQATDSHSLAERVRREKISDRMKILQQLVPGCDKVNGKALVLDEIINYVQSLQNQVEFLSMKLASVNPIFFDLAIDLDHQSLNSITSQPSPSTTPLPSLPLSNSNHATPFADTITTTFHHVNNDYLLEYPNPMFLQGQRSNTIFEQNGGPFWDAEEQRQKHLNPYGFGNNTCSLN from the exons ATGGCAGCTTTTCCATATCAATACCAACAACAACCCTTTATTGTTGACTCTGCATACTTCACCAATATTAACATCTCTTCAATTGATCAACCACTTCATATTATAAACACTTCTCTTCCTTTTCTTAGTGTTATTAATCATGAAACTAGTTGTCTTCATCAAAACTCTAACAATAGTTTGAGTGATCACAACAATCCAAGCCCTCAGAGTTCCATGGTTGTGGATAAGCTTGAAAAAGGTGAACAAGTCACTCAGAAAGTTAGTTCTATGGAAAACAAGAAAAGAATCAGAAATAAGTCTTCTTTGAGTAGCCCTTTATCCAAG GACTCAATAGAAGGTAGAAgcaaaaaacaaaagaagagtAGTGGTGAGGGAATGAAAAGAGAAgacaagaaaaaagaagagaagaaggaTCAAAAGAAAATTCTTGAAGAACCTCCAACTGGTTATATACATGTAAGAGCAAGAAGGGGTCAGGCAACAGATAGTCACAGCCTTGCTGAAAGG gtgagaagagagaaaataagTGATAGGATGAAGATATTGCAGCAACTTGTACCAGGCTGTGATAAG GTAAATGGAAAAGCCCTTGTGTTGGATGAAATAATCAATTATGTACAGTCCTTACAGAATCAAGTTGAG TTCTTGTCAATGAAACTTGCTTCAGTGAATCCAATCTTCTTTGACTTGGCAATAGATCTAGATCATCAG AGCTTAAATAGCATAACATCACAACCATCACCATCAACAACACCACTACCATCATTACCATTAAGCAACTCCAACCATGCCACACCTTTTGCTGACACAATTACGACAACCTTCCACCATGTTAATAATGACTATCTTTTGGAATATCCAAATCCAATGTTTCTTCAAGGACAAAGGTCAAATACCATCTTTGAG CAAAATGGTGGACCATTTTGGGACGCAGAAGAGCAACGACAAAAGCATCTTAATCCATATGGATTTGGCAACAATACATGTTCCTTAAATTAA
- the LOC101494193 gene encoding uncharacterized protein isoform X4, with the protein MAAFPYQYQQQPFIVDSAYFTNINISSIDQPLHIINTSLPFLSVINHETSCLHQNSNNSLSDHNNPSPQSSMVVDKLEKGEQVTQKVSSMENKKRIRNKSSLSSPLSKDSIEGRSKKQKKSSGEGMKREDKKKEEKKDQKKILEEPPTGYIHVRARRGQATDSHSLAERVRREKISDRMKILQQLVPGCDKVNGKALVLDEIINYVQSLQNQVEVMFLSMKLASVNPIFFDLAIDLDHQQNGGPFWDAEEQRQKHLNPYGFGNNTCSLN; encoded by the exons ATGGCAGCTTTTCCATATCAATACCAACAACAACCCTTTATTGTTGACTCTGCATACTTCACCAATATTAACATCTCTTCAATTGATCAACCACTTCATATTATAAACACTTCTCTTCCTTTTCTTAGTGTTATTAATCATGAAACTAGTTGTCTTCATCAAAACTCTAACAATAGTTTGAGTGATCACAACAATCCAAGCCCTCAGAGTTCCATGGTTGTGGATAAGCTTGAAAAAGGTGAACAAGTCACTCAGAAAGTTAGTTCTATGGAAAACAAGAAAAGAATCAGAAATAAGTCTTCTTTGAGTAGCCCTTTATCCAAG GACTCAATAGAAGGTAGAAgcaaaaaacaaaagaagagtAGTGGTGAGGGAATGAAAAGAGAAgacaagaaaaaagaagagaagaaggaTCAAAAGAAAATTCTTGAAGAACCTCCAACTGGTTATATACATGTAAGAGCAAGAAGGGGTCAGGCAACAGATAGTCACAGCCTTGCTGAAAGG gtgagaagagagaaaataagTGATAGGATGAAGATATTGCAGCAACTTGTACCAGGCTGTGATAAG GTAAATGGAAAAGCCCTTGTGTTGGATGAAATAATCAATTATGTACAGTCCTTACAGAATCAAGTTGAGGTaatg TTCTTGTCAATGAAACTTGCTTCAGTGAATCCAATCTTCTTTGACTTGGCAATAGATCTAGATCATCAG CAAAATGGTGGACCATTTTGGGACGCAGAAGAGCAACGACAAAAGCATCTTAATCCATATGGATTTGGCAACAATACATGTTCCTTAAATTAA
- the LOC101494193 gene encoding uncharacterized protein isoform X5, which translates to MAAFPYQYQQQPFIVDSAYFTNINISSIDQPLHIINTSLPFLSVINHETSCLHQNSNNSLSDHNNPSPQSSMVVDKLEKGEQVTQKVSSMENKKRIRNKSSLSSPLSKDSIEGRSKKQKKSSGEGMKREDKKKEEKKDQKKILEEPPTGYIHVRARRGQATDSHSLAERVRREKISDRMKILQQLVPGCDKVNGKALVLDEIINYVQSLQNQVEFLSMKLASVNPIFFDLAIDLDHQQNGGPFWDAEEQRQKHLNPYGFGNNTCSLN; encoded by the exons ATGGCAGCTTTTCCATATCAATACCAACAACAACCCTTTATTGTTGACTCTGCATACTTCACCAATATTAACATCTCTTCAATTGATCAACCACTTCATATTATAAACACTTCTCTTCCTTTTCTTAGTGTTATTAATCATGAAACTAGTTGTCTTCATCAAAACTCTAACAATAGTTTGAGTGATCACAACAATCCAAGCCCTCAGAGTTCCATGGTTGTGGATAAGCTTGAAAAAGGTGAACAAGTCACTCAGAAAGTTAGTTCTATGGAAAACAAGAAAAGAATCAGAAATAAGTCTTCTTTGAGTAGCCCTTTATCCAAG GACTCAATAGAAGGTAGAAgcaaaaaacaaaagaagagtAGTGGTGAGGGAATGAAAAGAGAAgacaagaaaaaagaagagaagaaggaTCAAAAGAAAATTCTTGAAGAACCTCCAACTGGTTATATACATGTAAGAGCAAGAAGGGGTCAGGCAACAGATAGTCACAGCCTTGCTGAAAGG gtgagaagagagaaaataagTGATAGGATGAAGATATTGCAGCAACTTGTACCAGGCTGTGATAAG GTAAATGGAAAAGCCCTTGTGTTGGATGAAATAATCAATTATGTACAGTCCTTACAGAATCAAGTTGAG TTCTTGTCAATGAAACTTGCTTCAGTGAATCCAATCTTCTTTGACTTGGCAATAGATCTAGATCATCAG CAAAATGGTGGACCATTTTGGGACGCAGAAGAGCAACGACAAAAGCATCTTAATCCATATGGATTTGGCAACAATACATGTTCCTTAAATTAA
- the LOC101494193 gene encoding basic helix-loop-helix protein 80-like isoform X1 — MAAFPYQYQQQPFIVDSAYFTNINISSIDQPLHIINTSLPFLSVINHETSCLHQNSNNSLSDHNNPSPQSSMVVDKLEKGEQVTQKVSSMENKKRIRNKSSLSSPLSKDSIEGRSKKQKKSSGEGMKREDKKKEEKKDQKKILEEPPTGYIHVRARRGQATDSHSLAERVRREKISDRMKILQQLVPGCDKVNGKALVLDEIINYVQSLQNQVEVMFLSMKLASVNPIFFDLAIDLDHQSLNSITSQPSPSTTPLPSLPLSNSNHATPFADTITTTFHHVNNDYLLEYPNPMFLQGQRSNTIFEQNGGPFWDAEEQRQKHLNPYGFGNNTCSLN, encoded by the exons ATGGCAGCTTTTCCATATCAATACCAACAACAACCCTTTATTGTTGACTCTGCATACTTCACCAATATTAACATCTCTTCAATTGATCAACCACTTCATATTATAAACACTTCTCTTCCTTTTCTTAGTGTTATTAATCATGAAACTAGTTGTCTTCATCAAAACTCTAACAATAGTTTGAGTGATCACAACAATCCAAGCCCTCAGAGTTCCATGGTTGTGGATAAGCTTGAAAAAGGTGAACAAGTCACTCAGAAAGTTAGTTCTATGGAAAACAAGAAAAGAATCAGAAATAAGTCTTCTTTGAGTAGCCCTTTATCCAAG GACTCAATAGAAGGTAGAAgcaaaaaacaaaagaagagtAGTGGTGAGGGAATGAAAAGAGAAgacaagaaaaaagaagagaagaaggaTCAAAAGAAAATTCTTGAAGAACCTCCAACTGGTTATATACATGTAAGAGCAAGAAGGGGTCAGGCAACAGATAGTCACAGCCTTGCTGAAAGG gtgagaagagagaaaataagTGATAGGATGAAGATATTGCAGCAACTTGTACCAGGCTGTGATAAG GTAAATGGAAAAGCCCTTGTGTTGGATGAAATAATCAATTATGTACAGTCCTTACAGAATCAAGTTGAGGTaatg TTCTTGTCAATGAAACTTGCTTCAGTGAATCCAATCTTCTTTGACTTGGCAATAGATCTAGATCATCAG AGCTTAAATAGCATAACATCACAACCATCACCATCAACAACACCACTACCATCATTACCATTAAGCAACTCCAACCATGCCACACCTTTTGCTGACACAATTACGACAACCTTCCACCATGTTAATAATGACTATCTTTTGGAATATCCAAATCCAATGTTTCTTCAAGGACAAAGGTCAAATACCATCTTTGAG CAAAATGGTGGACCATTTTGGGACGCAGAAGAGCAACGACAAAAGCATCTTAATCCATATGGATTTGGCAACAATACATGTTCCTTAAATTAA
- the LOC101494193 gene encoding uncharacterized protein isoform X3, with protein sequence MAAFPYQYQQQPFIVDSAYFTNINISSIDQPLHIINTSLPFLSVINHETSCLHQNSNNSLSDHNNPSPQSSMVVDKLEKGEQVTQKVSSMENKKRIRNKSSLSSPLSKDSIEGRSKKQKKSSGEGMKREDKKKEEKKDQKKILEEPPTGYIHVRARRGQATDSHSLAERVRREKISDRMKILQQLVPGCDKVNGKALVLDEIINYVQSLQNQVEVMFLSMKLASVNPIFFDLAIDLDHQSLNSITSQPSPSTTPLPSLPLSNSNHATPFADTITTTFHHVNNDYLLEYPNPMFLQGQSKMVDHFGTQKSNDKSILIHMDLATIHVP encoded by the exons ATGGCAGCTTTTCCATATCAATACCAACAACAACCCTTTATTGTTGACTCTGCATACTTCACCAATATTAACATCTCTTCAATTGATCAACCACTTCATATTATAAACACTTCTCTTCCTTTTCTTAGTGTTATTAATCATGAAACTAGTTGTCTTCATCAAAACTCTAACAATAGTTTGAGTGATCACAACAATCCAAGCCCTCAGAGTTCCATGGTTGTGGATAAGCTTGAAAAAGGTGAACAAGTCACTCAGAAAGTTAGTTCTATGGAAAACAAGAAAAGAATCAGAAATAAGTCTTCTTTGAGTAGCCCTTTATCCAAG GACTCAATAGAAGGTAGAAgcaaaaaacaaaagaagagtAGTGGTGAGGGAATGAAAAGAGAAgacaagaaaaaagaagagaagaaggaTCAAAAGAAAATTCTTGAAGAACCTCCAACTGGTTATATACATGTAAGAGCAAGAAGGGGTCAGGCAACAGATAGTCACAGCCTTGCTGAAAGG gtgagaagagagaaaataagTGATAGGATGAAGATATTGCAGCAACTTGTACCAGGCTGTGATAAG GTAAATGGAAAAGCCCTTGTGTTGGATGAAATAATCAATTATGTACAGTCCTTACAGAATCAAGTTGAGGTaatg TTCTTGTCAATGAAACTTGCTTCAGTGAATCCAATCTTCTTTGACTTGGCAATAGATCTAGATCATCAG AGCTTAAATAGCATAACATCACAACCATCACCATCAACAACACCACTACCATCATTACCATTAAGCAACTCCAACCATGCCACACCTTTTGCTGACACAATTACGACAACCTTCCACCATGTTAATAATGACTATCTTTTGGAATATCCAAATCCAATGTTTCTTCAAGGACAAAG CAAAATGGTGGACCATTTTGGGACGCAGAAGAGCAACGACAAAAGCATCTTAATCCATATGGATTTGGCAACAATACATGTTCCTTAA
- the LOC101493865 gene encoding sialyltransferase-like protein 2 — translation MRVLRLGLLLALASGFAAISIYITGLSDPSVYPNYQLTDDDTEALLSLHNSFQKCVSANGLGLKAARGNDYCQTTINFPGDTIPKWKDPKTGKLEALSFDFNLCEAVATWEQVRNSTTILTKEFIDSLPNGWEEYAWRRINKGIQLNHCENRTLCLEKLSLVLPETPPYFPRQYGRCAVIGNSGDLLKTKFGKEIDGYDAVLRENGAPTQNYTEYVGRKSTFRLLNRGSAKALDKVVELDEQRKEVLIVKTTIHDIMNKMIKEVPIKNPVYLMLGASFGSAAKGTGLKALEFALSMCDSVDMYGFTVDPGYKEWTRYFSESRQGHTPLHGRAYYQMMECLGLIKIHSPMRADPKRVVKWVPSPHIIKAARIASEKLLRRFGAGSEDPLHPCSIIKKQDKRKLNAVSNLRKAALDHIRYVKGTTMYPLERSVGHGSLCTVPTD, via the exons ATGAGGGTTCTGCGATTAGGCTTGTTGCTTGCATTGGCATCTGGATTTGCAGCCATTTCCATTTACATCACTGGACTCTCTGATCCTtctgtat ATCCCAATTATCAACTCACCGATGATGACACTGAAGCGTTGCTTTCCCTCCACAACTCTTTCCAGAAGTGTGTG AGTGCAAATGGACTTGGTCTTAAAGCAGCTAGGGGCAATGATTATTGTCAAACCACGATAAATTTTCCTGGTGACACTATTCCCAAATGG AAAGATCCCAAAACTGGTAAACTTGAAGCTCTATCTTTCGATTTTAATCTATGTGAAGCTGTGGCCACATGGGAACAG GTGCGGAACAGCACCACAATACTCACCAAGGAATTCATCGATTCTTTACCAAATGGATGGGAGGAGTATGCATGGCGTAGGATCAATAAAGGAATACAGCT CAACCACTGCGAGAACAGGACCTTGTGCTTGGAGAAACTTTCATTGGTGCTCCCTGAAACACCGCCATACTTTCCTAGACAGTATGGGCGCTGTGCTGTTATTGGTAATTCAGGAGATCtcttgaaaacaaaatttggaAAGGAGATAGATGGTTATGATGCCGTCTTAAGAGAAAATGGTGCTCCAACACAG AACTATACTGAGTATGTGGGTAGGAAAAGCACATTTCGTCTTCTAAATCGAGGATCTGCCAAAGCACTGGATAAAGTTGTTGAATTAGATG AGCAAAGAAAAGAAGTCTTGATAGTAAAAACAACCATTCATGACATCATGAACAAAATGATTAAG GAAGTTCCTATAAAAAATCCTGTATATCTCATGCTAGGTGCATCCTTTGGTTCAGCTGCAAAAGGAACTGGTCTTAAGGCTCTTGAATTTGCCCTCTCCATGTGTGATTCAGTGGATATGTATGGTTTCACTGTGGATCCTGGCTATAAAGAAtg GACAAGATATTTCTCTGAATCTCGTCAAGGCCATACGCCGTTGCATGGTAGAGCTTATTACCAGATGATGGAGTGCTTGGGA CTGATCAAAATCCATTCTCCCATGAGAGCTGATCCAAAACGTGTTGTGAAATGGGTTCCAAGCCCCCATATTATAAAGGCTGCTAGGATTGCATCAGAGAAATTACTGAG GAGGTTTGGAGCAGGATCTGAAGATCCATTGCATCCGTGTTCCATAATTAAGAAGCaagataaaagaaaattgaatgCAGTTTCAAACCTCCGAAAGGCGGCACTTGATCATATAAGGTATGTGAAGGGCACAACCATGTATCCTCTGGAGCGTAGTGTAGGACACGGGTCGCTTTGCACTGTGCCAACTGATTGA